From Alloacidobacterium dinghuense:
GAACGATGACTGCTCTCTTTGACATGTCTGCCTGCTCCCAAAAAGTAGGGCTAAGAATGTATTTGCCTAGACGTGTTGTAACTATTGCTTAATGTCATGCCCAATTCAGGTGAGAATCTGCTGCTCGGAGCAGAAGCGTCCTGGCCGTGAATCAATGATGTGAGCGATGAAATAGCGTGCACTTTTCTGCGCTCGATGAGGGCCGACGGAAGACGCAACCAAAGGGCAACGACGTGTGGCCGGTATTGCTCGTAAACCCGCAATAGAAGTACGGCACGATCAAAGGCGTTTAGTTGCTGTAGCGATGCCAAGAAGCGGTCGGCACAAGTCGTTCCAAGATTCGGAACGCGCATGCGAATTGTGCAGACCGTAATGTGGTCCGTTGTGTCGCTCAGCGCGTAATGTCTAATCTCTTTCATTACTTTTCGCAGGCCATGCTTGATTGTTGCCAGTCTCGCGGTCTCATATGCGAACTCCCGTGACACAAGGAATGAGTCGTGCAAACTTTCAAACGCTTCGACAATGCACTCACTGGCGGCTTCAGAAGAACCTGTGAGTATCGACGCCAGCAAATGCAGTCTTCCAAGCTGAGAACAAAACACTTCGCTCAGAGCGTGGCAATCCAAATTACTTTTGTTCTTCACCAAACCTCCGCTCGCATGTCGGAAGACAACGCTGGTGCGGGAAAACTTGCAGAACGAATCTTGTACACCGTGCTCTTTCTAGGAGAAGAGGGTGATCAGTTGGATCGGCCTACACCTAACACACTCTGCCATCTCGATATGAAAAACATCCCGAGATGAAGTATTTGTCCCCTACCACGAAAGGATGATGGTTCAGTACCACGTTTTGGGAGTCGTCATTCAGACTCGTCGTATGCTGCAGCAATATTCCTAAACATGGTACGCCTCGCTATCTTCCCATGTGGTCGCTATACTGGCCGACTGAACTTGATCTGTAGATGAAGGGTGTCAGTGCGTTGCTGCATCGCTTTCGAGTCTGTCTCTAAAACTTTGTGCAGCGCGGTGTACGGCCTCCTGAATCTCCTGATCTGAAAATGGTTCAACGATAAGGTCATATCCTCCCAGGTCCAGCACGCTGGTCCATAGCTCAAACGTCGCGGAACGGGTGTAGACTAGAATCGCGGGACACGGGTTGATTGAACTGATTTCGCCCCAAACGGCCCACCACTCGGCGTTCGGCAGTTCTGCTGGCAAGATCGCTACCTCGAAAGTCTTTCCATCGTTAACCAGACGCGCAACTCCTGCTGCCCTGGCTGCCCGCTCGATCTTCGGATGCAAGGGTGCAAGCTGGCGAGCAATCGTTATCCATATCTCATCTGAGACAACCGCCAGAATTCGAATCTCATTTTGCCGCTCGTCCACAATGTAGCTTTCGCATCCTTAGAGATGATGACGGATTCAGGGTCTCCCATGGGAGTGAGCAACCGTTAGCTAACGGTGATTTTCAAAGTGAATGAGCTATTTGAGCGCTATGATCAAATCGGATTCAAGTGTAGAAATCTTGAGGGTTACCAAAACTTGGTCGAAGCATCTATATCTGACAATTGCGACGAAACGGAAGTCCGAGCGGAACTCTCTCGTATTCTGCAAAGCCCCCTATTCATGCAATCTGACCGGCTCGGGCGCTTTTTGCGATTTACAGTCGAGAGCGTGCTCGCGGGCAAGGGAGAATCTCTGAAGGAGTATGTGATCGGGATCGAGGTCTATGATCGCAAGCCACCGTATCATCCCAGTCAGGACTCGATTGTGCGCACGGAAGCGCGTCGTCTGCGAGGGAAGCTCAAGGAGTATTACGAGGTGGAGGGCAAAGAGGATGCCGTGTTCATCTATTTTCGTCCAGGCACATACATCCCAATTTTCAGAAGAAACAAATCTGCTTCGTCTCTGCCGGTAATCGCGCATAATAACGGTGATTTGCTGATCGAAGGAAGTGGCGTTCCCGTCGCCGTCCTGCCTTTTCTCGATCTATCGAATCTGCCCCTGTCTTCCCAGTGTGCGAGGGGAATTACTGATGAGATCACGCATCACCTTACGCTCACGGAAGGAGTGCGCGTTGTTTCCACCGCTTCAGTTGCTCAAGGAATTGCTATTCCATACGACATTCCATCGTTGTCGCAAAAGTTAGGGGTGTTGAACATTCTAGAAGGCACGGTCAGAGAGGATCACAAGCGGTTGCGGATCACCGCCAGGGTATTAGGTGCAGATGGTTTTCAACTGAGTTCACATCGTTTCGAAACTGAAGTTGATGCCGAATCTTTGCTTCATGTGCAGGAGCAAATCGCGACTGCCTTTGTCTGCCGAGCTCGTCCGGAACAGTCTCACATTCGCAAACGTAGAGCCACTCCCGGTGCATTGATTTATGCTGCCTATCCTCTCATCTTGCATGCTGAAGCACTACTCGATGAGGGGTCGGTGTCAGACTTGCAGGCGGCACTCCTGAAGTTTCAAGAGGCAAGAGCCGTAGCTCCGATGTTCGCGCGGCCTCACTGTGGAATTTCTCATTGCAGCATTGAGCTCGCGCTGCGGGGTGCGAGTTCTTCTGCCGCTCTGATTGCTGAAGCGAAAGCTGCTGCTTTACGCGCTATCGAGTTGGACCCCGAAATGATCGAATCCTATTCATGCCTCGCCAGCGCCCAGGCTCTCGAATGGGACTGGTCAAATGCGGAGAAGAATTTCCTGTATGGCATCAAGTTGGGGCTTCATGTTTCATCTTCTCGGCGATATGCAATGTTTCTCGCCTCGTTAGGGCGTTTCGACGAAGCCTGGCACCACCTCGAAATAGCTCAACGGATCGATCCGTTCTCAAACCGCCAAAAAGTGGCCCGCGCAAAATTCCTCCACATTACGCGGCGATACGAAGAAGGGCTGAGAGAGTTCTCGCAGCCATTGATCTACGGCCCATATCCAGTGGAGGCCCGGTTCCTACTCGCTTTGATGTCTGCACACCTGGAAAATAAAGAGAGAGCTAAACAACTGATTGAGAGCATTCGGCCGGATTCAGGTGCTTACTTACCGATGATGGCTGGTGTCGCAGAGGTACTTGCTCTGATAGGAGAAAAAGAGCAAGCGAGCCAGATCGTGAATGTTTTTAAGCTTATGTCTCCAGACGCAATGATCAGCAGATTTCGTCAAGCGTTGTTGGCACTTGCTCTCGACAACAAAGAACACTCCCTTTCGGTTCTGACTCAAGCATTTGAAGATCGAGAGGCAGAACTGGTGTGGATTGGGGTTGATCCAAGATTCGATTCCATTCGCGAAGACCCGAGGTTCGCAAGACTTCGTCAAGGATGTTGTCCAGGGAGTTAGTCGTTGTTGACACGACTGCGTATCCGAGATCGCCTCTCTTGCCAATCGGGCAGAAGAGTCGCCGCATATAGAGGAAGGATTGTGATTCCTTGAAGTGCAATCCGCTTCCATTGGCGGATACACAAAATGACGGATCAGCGACCGCCGACTTCTAACGATGCGCCTCATATCGGGGCACCTCACTCTAAAGCACTCCCAATCTAAGAGCTGCTTTGGTGGCTTTTTATTATGAATGTCAGGTTTTGGGGGGGCCGTTTTGTTTTGCTACTTGGCTTAGGGATGCGTCCGACGCGTCGGAAGCAAGAGAGGAGGGACCCCTTCGGACTTACGATTGCCTAGACGAAAGAGGAAAGATAACGCAATAACTTTCGCGTGCTGTTGTCCTCGATCGCTAGTTGCAGTTCAAAAGATCTCGATGTAGGCTGGAGTGCTCTTAAAGAGGACTGCTTGAGACTCGCACGATGGATGCAATTCGAGCGCTATGTCTGCGCTGAGTACGAGACACGACACGTGGTTAGGATTGCTTGCGGCCATGGTATCGGTCGTCGGGATCTTACAGCACCTGGCCGCTCCGAATGAAATGCATTGGATCTATATTCTTCAGCGGCTTTACTACATTCCGACTGTACTCGCCGGCCTGACCATGGGCTGGAGAGGCGGTCTGGTGATACCTTTGTTTGCCGTGGCGCCTGCGCCATGGGCACGCGCCAGTCGCAATGCGGTGGCACGACCGATTCCCTGGCTTGCGCCTGTGACGATAGCAACAGAACCGTTTTTCATGGGTTCTCAGCTCATTTTCGAATTGCTTCTCGCGCAGCTTCCAAAACAAGGTCAACTACGAGATTCGGCGCAGTGTACATCGGCGAGTGGTCTACGGCGTGTGATTGGATGGTTGCGCCCATCCTTTCAGCCATGAACCTTTGGGTTTCCGGAACAATCATGCGGTCCTCCTCTGCAAGGAGAAACCACGATGGTTTCGTTTTCCATGCGGGCGTAGGGGCTTTCTCTTGAATGCACTTCAGCGCGATCGGCCGCTGCACCGCAGACAGGATCGTTGCTTGATCCCGCGGAACCTTGTGAGCTACCGCATTGCTGAAACCCTCTTCCGGCATCCAGATGAAACCATGTTCATCGGGTGCGAGGTGCGGAGCGTCCGGATGCGGCTCAGCGCGATAAAACACATCCGCGACTGTTTCACCTTCATCGGGTGCTAACGCCGCCACGTATACGAGCGACTTTACTCGATCGTTATTTGATCCGGCGATCACAGCACCGCCATAGGCATGTCCGGCTAGTACTACCGGCCCATTCGTTCTATCGAGCACGCGTTGGAGAGCGGCTATGTCATCCCTAAGCGATGTAAGGGGAATCGGAGCACACGTTACGTTCAGCCCTTGTTGTCGCAACGGCAGAATTATCTTGTGCCAACAGGACCCATCAGCCCATGCTCCATGAACTAATACGACTGTCGCATTTGGAAGAGAGGAACTCATCGCGATGCTCCGCTACCTTTCTGTCGAGATACGCCGTTCGCCTCCAGGAACTCTTTGATCGCAGCAGCGATCTCGGCGGAGTGCGTCTCGGTTGCAAAATGCCCCGTATCCAGGAACTGAACGCGCGCGTTCGGCAGGTCCTTTCGATACGCCTCCGCCCCGGCTGGGATAAAGAAGGGATCGTTCTTGCCCCAGATCGCCAGTAAAGGCGGCTTCGACTTCCGGAAGTACTCTTGAAACTTGGGATAAAGCTTCACGTTCGATGCGTAATCGAGGAACAGATCAAGCTGAATCTCTTTGTTCCCCGGACGTTCCATGAGAGCCGTGTCCAACGTGTAAGATTCAGGGGCCACGCTATCAGGATCTGCAACACCGTGCGTGTACTGCCAGCGCGTTGCTTCCAGAGTCAAGATGTTCTGCCGGAGCACTTCTCGGTTCTCTGCTGTCGGTGCAGACCAATAAGTCCTGATCGGTCCCCACGCATCGCCGAGTCCCTCTTCATAGGCATTGCCGTTCTGCGAAACGATGGCCGTAACTCGTTCGGGATGAGCCATGGCTAGACGCAAACCTGTTGGGGCTCCATAGTCGAAGATGTAAATTGCGTAACTGTTGAGGCCGAGCGCATCTGTGAAGGCCTCAACCGTGTGGGCTAGCGCGTCGAATGAATACGTATAGTTTCGTTTTTCGGGTACTTCCGTAAATCCAAATCCAGGCAGGTCCGGCGCAATGACTCGATACTCATCAGCAAGACGCGGGATGAGTTCGCGAAACATGAAGGATGAAGTTGGGAACCCATGGAGCAAGAGCAACACAGGTGCGGCCGCGTGGCCGGCGGATCGGTAGAAGATCTGGATTCCGTCCGCTTCAACTTTGTGTACGGATATGGCGGTGTTCGCAGTCTCTCCTGAAAGGACTCTACTCATAAAACTCCTCCTCGCTCTTGCTGGTCTGATTGGCTGTGGATGATAGATTTCTGAACATGTGACTCGCAGTTTGGAACCCGTGCAACAGCAGTGTGGGTGCATCTGTAGGGATGGCGTCTCGATAGAAGATCTGTATTCCGCGAACATTTACTGTGCAATACCGGCAATTTTTCCGACTGGGGTGAATCTTGTCTTTCTTGCTTTGGAAGAACTCGACTCATGGCAATCTTTACTCACGTTCATGGCGTTTCATTTCAAGTGTCACGAATCCTGTGGCCTGAGTGCAACCGTAATGCCACTGAAGACGACGCTCTGCCCGGGGCGAGCTATGGAAGTAAAGCTCTTTCGGCACAACACGATCCCTTAACAAGAGCAGCGGAAAGTCTTGCGTTGGCGCTGACGAATCCGTGACGGGCGCCCAACACTGACAGGATTTGGTCGAGACTTTCGTCACAGCATTTCGGTTTCCGCCTGCTGCCCACGATGTTCCGAATTCGGAAAGCTTGACCCACTGAGGAAGCACACCAATTTCGATGACGATGATGTGAACTTCGTGCCGCCAGCCAGTCCGATTGTTACTCTGCGGGACGGGTATCTACCAGAAGTAAGTAGCCTCTATTTTGGGAGTTCCTGGTTCGCCATCGATAATCTGGGTGCTTAGTACGATCTCGATGTTTTTCTTGTTTCCTCCCAGAATCGCAGCGCGTGCCACCTGTGCGAGATCATCGGGATCAGTGAGAAATTCACCTGCCACGATAGTTCCACCCCGTCCGATCCCTGCGGCTACAACAGCCAGCTTGCCAGTCGTTGCATCTGTGAAACGGGCGACAATCGCGTAATCGCGGTAGTTATTTGTCGACATTTGTTCAGCGCGATTTACGATCCAACGCTTTTGCTCTGACGCACTGCTGTCAACAATGCCGAACTCGGTCATTTCGGGATTGTTGGAAAAGTGGTAGCGAAGAGGTCCGGTGAGTCGAAGCGTCCAGGCATTGTCGAATGCGCCGACGAAAACCGTAGGGCCATTGCGCAGATCCATCAGATTGGTTGAGCCCTCGCCTTTCAGGCTGTATTTTTTCCCGTTGGCCTGAAGAATACCCGCGATTTTGACGATTGGACTGAGATCATCGATGATGACAGCGGTGAGATTGTCCTTTAGCACGATCTGATGATTTGGATCTACGGCATCTCGTAAGGCAATGGCTGAGTACTGTGTCTGATCCGCAACACAGAACAGGACAGGGTCGCCACTATTCAGAACTGGCGCCCAGAAAGAGGCGAAGCCAGACCGCTGCGTCATTTTCCAGAACACGGCCGCCGATATCAGCAGCAGCACCGCAA
This genomic window contains:
- a CDS encoding alpha/beta fold hydrolase yields the protein MSSSLPNATVVLVHGAWADGSCWHKIILPLRQQGLNVTCAPIPLTSLRDDIAALQRVLDRTNGPVVLAGHAYGGAVIAGSNNDRVKSLVYVAALAPDEGETVADVFYRAEPHPDAPHLAPDEHGFIWMPEEGFSNAVAHKVPRDQATILSAVQRPIALKCIQEKAPTPAWKTKPSWFLLAEEDRMIVPETQRFMAERMGATIQSHAVDHSPMYTAPNLVVDLVLEAAREAIRK
- a CDS encoding alpha/beta fold hydrolase; the protein is MSRVLSGETANTAISVHKVEADGIQIFYRSAGHAAAPVLLLLHGFPTSSFMFRELIPRLADEYRVIAPDLPGFGFTEVPEKRNYTYSFDALAHTVEAFTDALGLNSYAIYIFDYGAPTGLRLAMAHPERVTAIVSQNGNAYEEGLGDAWGPIRTYWSAPTAENREVLRQNILTLEATRWQYTHGVADPDSVAPESYTLDTALMERPGNKEIQLDLFLDYASNVKLYPKFQEYFRKSKPPLLAIWGKNDPFFIPAGAEAYRKDLPNARVQFLDTGHFATETHSAEIAAAIKEFLEANGVSRQKGSGASR